Proteins from one Bradyrhizobium roseum genomic window:
- a CDS encoding ABC transporter permease, which produces MAAAAQTHFQSDERPASLLSATTLVGPATVFVAAGLLAPLAILFRYSFDKVDARRIMIETFSFDNYVKFFSDPYYTGVLATTLRVAALCTVVCLAMGLPLAYVLARTQSRYKNVLIMLVVLPLFVGNAVRAAGWMTLFGSKGFLNVTLMQLGIITQPLQIMFTEGAVIAGIIAVNLPYMVLTLQSVIEGINRNVEEAAFSLGAGPATMFRRVLLPLSLPGILAGTILTFILGMNAYATPVLLGGPKFKMMGPLVYGQFQLNNWPFGASVAFVLMTATLTLTATANILIQRRFRR; this is translated from the coding sequence CTTTCCGCAACGACGCTGGTCGGGCCGGCGACGGTATTCGTCGCCGCCGGGCTTTTGGCGCCGTTGGCGATCCTGTTCCGCTACAGTTTCGACAAGGTCGACGCGCGGCGTATCATGATCGAGACATTCTCGTTCGACAATTACGTCAAGTTTTTCTCCGATCCCTATTACACCGGCGTGCTGGCAACGACATTGCGGGTGGCCGCGCTTTGCACCGTCGTCTGTCTCGCCATGGGTTTGCCGCTCGCCTATGTGCTGGCGCGCACCCAGTCGCGGTACAAGAACGTGCTGATCATGCTGGTGGTGCTGCCGCTGTTCGTCGGCAATGCGGTGCGCGCGGCCGGATGGATGACGCTGTTCGGCTCCAAGGGCTTTCTCAACGTCACCCTCATGCAGCTCGGAATCATCACCCAGCCGCTGCAGATCATGTTTACCGAGGGCGCGGTCATTGCCGGCATCATTGCCGTCAATCTGCCCTACATGGTGCTGACGTTGCAGAGTGTGATCGAGGGCATCAACCGCAATGTCGAGGAAGCCGCCTTCAGCCTTGGCGCCGGGCCGGCGACGATGTTTCGCCGCGTGCTGCTGCCGCTGTCGCTGCCGGGCATCCTTGCCGGCACCATTCTGACCTTCATCCTCGGCATGAACGCCTACGCGACGCCGGTGCTGCTCGGCGGCCCCAAGTTCAAGATGATGGGGCCGCTGGTGTACGGACAGTTTCAGCTCAACAACTGGCCGTTCGGCGCCTCCGTCGCGTTCGTCCTGATGACGGCAACCCTGACGTTGACGGCGACGGCAAACATTCTGATACAGCGCCGGTTCCGGCGATGA